One window from the genome of Nitrosospira multiformis encodes:
- a CDS encoding RNA polymerase sigma factor FliA — protein sequence MYNAAGVIDKKQSLAEFAPLVKRIANHMIAKLPPSVEVDDMIQVGMIGLMDALSRYEETAGAQFETYAAQRIRGAMLDELRQMDWLPRGARKSMRQIDAAVHALQQRSGRAPTEAEIASELKVPVAEYQQMLLEGRGTQLIHYEDFLEDGDDDFLERNCADSSADPLASLLDDNLREVLIDAIANLPEREKTLMGLYYEQELNFKEIGAVLGVSESRVCQIHNQAVSRLRVKLKECAWTSIA from the coding sequence ATGTATAACGCGGCCGGGGTCATCGATAAAAAACAGTCACTGGCCGAATTTGCGCCCCTGGTCAAACGCATCGCTAATCATATGATTGCCAAACTACCTCCTAGCGTGGAGGTGGACGACATGATCCAGGTAGGCATGATCGGCCTGATGGACGCACTGAGCCGTTATGAGGAAACCGCAGGCGCCCAGTTCGAAACGTATGCGGCGCAACGTATCCGCGGTGCGATGCTGGATGAACTGCGCCAAATGGATTGGCTGCCCCGGGGGGCGCGCAAAAGTATGCGCCAGATCGACGCGGCGGTTCATGCGTTGCAGCAACGTTCAGGCCGGGCCCCTACCGAGGCGGAGATAGCCAGCGAGCTCAAAGTGCCTGTCGCCGAGTACCAGCAGATGCTGCTGGAAGGCCGGGGGACACAGCTTATCCATTACGAAGATTTTCTGGAAGATGGCGACGACGATTTTCTGGAGCGCAATTGTGCCGACAGCAGTGCCGACCCCCTGGCGAGCCTGCTGGACGACAATCTGCGGGAGGTGCTGATCGACGCGATTGCCAATCTCCCCGAGCGGGAGAAAACGCTGATGGGGTTGTACTATGAACAAGAGTTGAACTTCAAGGAGATCGGCGCGGTTCTCGGCGTGTCCGAATCCAGGGTATGTCAGATACATAATCAGGCGGTTTCGCGGCTGCGCGTCAAACTCAAGGAGTGTGCATGGACTTCAATAGCGTAA
- a CDS encoding MinD/ParA family ATP-binding protein — MANPTEDQAEGLRRLLAQDSPHIITVVSGSVGAGKTSTVINLAAALARNGKDVLVIDENAGATNLAGTLGLSAHRDLLDVIRRDKTLDEVIISGPDGIRLLPAGRGMPVLGKLGLPDQTHLINCFDGFSQPMDVLLIDAAPGRISRMLSLALSSHEIVVVVSPEPASITAAYALIKHISGDHGIQRFSVLLNRTVIETEAQMIFDNMAGVASRYLAVSLDFMGFIPPDDKLRQSNRRGHSVIEAFPAAISATAFRRAAEALTHGPRCEGEGNESNEKGLGGFMQCLMQGSQSQRQHASNNGGNQDGSIKQSASNHPVKQGDRSSPVRQINRNNIAAKGPKGPVVRHV; from the coding sequence TTGGCTAATCCAACCGAAGACCAGGCCGAGGGATTGCGCCGCCTGCTGGCGCAGGACTCCCCGCATATCATAACCGTCGTATCGGGCAGCGTGGGGGCGGGCAAGACAAGTACCGTAATCAATCTGGCGGCGGCCCTCGCGCGCAACGGCAAGGATGTGCTGGTGATCGACGAGAATGCAGGTGCCACCAATCTGGCTGGCACGCTGGGACTTAGCGCTCACCGCGACTTGCTGGACGTAATCCGGCGCGACAAAACGCTCGATGAAGTGATAATTTCCGGCCCCGATGGAATCCGTCTTTTGCCGGCGGGGCGCGGTATGCCGGTACTCGGGAAGCTGGGCCTGCCTGATCAGACCCACCTGATCAATTGTTTCGACGGTTTTTCGCAGCCGATGGACGTCCTATTGATCGACGCTGCGCCAGGCCGGATCAGCCGGATGCTGTCCCTTGCCCTTTCCAGCCATGAAATTGTGGTGGTGGTTTCGCCTGAACCGGCCTCGATTACCGCGGCGTATGCATTGATCAAGCATATCAGCGGTGACCATGGCATCCAGCGGTTCAGCGTGCTGCTCAACAGGACCGTCATCGAGACCGAAGCGCAGATGATATTTGACAACATGGCGGGAGTAGCGAGCCGCTACCTGGCAGTCTCGCTCGATTTCATGGGTTTTATCCCGCCGGACGACAAGCTCAGGCAATCGAACCGTCGCGGGCACTCGGTAATCGAAGCATTTCCGGCCGCCATTTCAGCGACGGCGTTCCGCCGCGCGGCGGAGGCGCTAACCCACGGGCCGCGCTGCGAGGGTGAAGGCAATGAAAGCAACGAAAAGGGACTGGGAGGCTTCATGCAATGCCTGATGCAGGGCAGTCAGAGCCAACGTCAGCATGCCAGCAATAATGGCGGTAATCAGGATGGTTCCATCAAACAAAGCGCCTCCAATCACCCCGTCAAGCAAGGTGATCGCAGCAGCCCGGTCAGGCAGATCAATCGTAATAACATAGCGGCTAAGGGTCCAAAGGGCCCGGTGGTGAGACATGTATAA